One segment of Phragmites australis chromosome 13, lpPhrAust1.1, whole genome shotgun sequence DNA contains the following:
- the LOC133889493 gene encoding uncharacterized protein LOC133889493, translating to MAVRVAAARHVSTTALAIDLGGRDGRGDDRRSSDGCPYLSRGSGPDFVHGDGRGDYRNCCDDRDDGRDNGDSHGDGKDNGDDHGEGRDRGDGRDIDIIRPDGDGRNCVDVCDDLYVVTIAGASGN from the coding sequence ATGGCGGTTCGGGTGGCAGCCGCCCGTCACGTGTCTACAACTGCCCTGGCCATCGATCTAGGGGGGCGTGATGGTCGTGGCGATGATCGACGTAGTAGTGATGGTTGCCCTTATCTATCCAGGGGGAGCGGCCCTGATTTTGTTCATGGCGACGGCCGTGGTGACTATCGAAATTGTTGCGACGACCGTGATGATGGCAGGGACAACGGCGACAGTCATGGTGATGGCAAGGATAACGGAGATGACCACGGCGAAGGCAGGGACCGCGGTGATGGCCGCGACATTGACATCATCCGTCCTGATGGTGATGGTAGGAATTGTGTTGATGTATGTGATGATCTTTATGTGGTGACCATTGCCGGAGCTTCCGGCAACTAG
- the LOC133888700 gene encoding uncharacterized protein LOC133888700, with the protein MEALLELEKVQRVISLMSSRGLSDSGGGGAAADRFLAQFLLFLVQPFDSLSMEKRFLLVSELLRKVTPDTMEEVWHLTSPEADQDISSGALLQPNKKFKMHAKKLTIQAPPMVGFDATTRANSTLEDFCRSYFMFHGLDVNNPQSIFKYLPVLSFTESYIYQLDASNEDCLHLVPDNSTSSKEVVRKKEALNETSWSQTIGPLDNLLQRQGLMTDRLRTELKSGIHYWSLERKLCQALLRNEKISIEDVMKAIHLKSFDYRVLNLLMYQLTGQQVNELHMDFLSISEFLVEISDDLYDYEDDVMNNTFNILRMFTAIYGPSEAPNLLAKCIGEAEERYESFSKKLDPSLSGSYWRRCEEATKEGGKISGHAYGTWNIPPLISDEESFRLERLNKHDDSAATVR; encoded by the exons ATGGAGGCGCTGCTGGAGCTCGAGAAGGTGCAGAGGGTGATCTCCCTCATGAGTTCCCGCGGCCTCTCCGACTCCGGTGGCGGGGGCGCTGCTGCCGACCGCTTCCTTGCCCAATTCCTCCTCTTCCTG GTCCAACCGTTTGATTCACTTAGCATGGAGAAGAGGTTCCTATTGGTCTCAGAGCTATTAAGAAAG GTGACTCCTGATACTATGGAAGAAGTGTGGCATCTCACCAGTCCGGAAG CTGATCAAGATATATCTTCTGGAGCTTTACTCCAGCCAAATAAGAAGTTCAAGATGCATGCCAAGAAATTAACTATCCAAGCTCCGCCTATGGTTGGTTTTGATGCGACGACAAGAGCTAACTCCACGCTTGAAGATTTT TGCAGGTCGTACTTTATGTTTCATGGTTTGGATGTTAACAACCCACAATCAATTTTCAAgtatctacctgttctttcttTCACAGAGAGCTACATATATCAG TTAGATGCTTCAAATGAAGACTGTTTGCATCTAGTCCCAGACAACAGCACTTCTTCAAAA GAGGTGGTAAGGAAAAAAGAAGCTCTCAATGAAACATCCTGGTCTCAAACGATTGGCCCCCTTGACAATCTTCTCCAGCGTCAAGGATTAATGACAGATCG CTTGCGAACTGAACTCAAATCAGGCATTCATTATTGGTCTTTAGAGAGGAAGCTTTGTCAAGCATTACTAAGAAATGAAAAG ATCTCAATTGAAGATGTGATGAAAGCAATCCATCTCAAATCATTTGATTATCGAGTTCTTAATCTGTTGATGTATCAGCTTACTGGTCAGCAG GTCAATGAATTGCATATGGACTTCTTGtcaatttcagaatttttggttGAGATATCTGATGACCT GTATGATTATGAG GATGATGTGATGAACAATACTTTTAACATCCTTCGCATGTTTACTGCGATATATGGACCTTCAGAGGCACCAAATTTGCTG GCCAAGTGCATAGGTGAGGCTGAAGAGAGATATGAGAGCTTCTCAAAGAAATTGGACCCTAGTCTATCAGGTAGTTACTGGAGAAGATGTGAGGAAGCTACAAAGGAAG GTGGAAAAATATCAGGTCATGCATATGGGACATGGAATATACCTCCTTTGATAAGTGATGAAGAATCATTCCGACTTGAAAGATTAAACAAACATGATGATTCTGCTGCGACAGTCAGATGA
- the LOC133889657 gene encoding 7-deoxyloganetin glucosyltransferase-like, with protein sequence MGSIAADADKPHAVCVPFPAQGHITPMLKLAKILHHRGFHVTFVNTEYNHRRLLRARGDGALDGLPGFSFTAIPDGLPPSDADATQDVPSLCRSTRDHCLPHFRTLLAELNASPDVPPVTCVVGDDVMSFTLDAAREIGVPCALFWTASACGYMGYRHYRTLMDKGIFPLKDAEQLTNGFLDTPVDWAPGLSKQMRLKDFPSFMRSMDPDEFMFHFALMVTERLGEADAVLFNTFDELEPAELDEIRTLIPAAASIHTIGPLAFLTEEIVPPGGQLDALGSNLWKEDRSVFDWLNGREPGSVVFVNYGSVTVMTNDELLEFAWGLANSGYDFLWIVRPDLVNGDAAVLPPEFVDAIKGRGLLASWCPQEVVLRHEAVGVFLTHSGWNSTMESLCGGLPMLCWPFFAEQQTNCRYKCVEWGVAMEIGHDVRREAVEEKIREAMGGEKGKEMRRRAMEWRDTGLRATRPDGRSYANLEKLVTDVLLSSGKTC encoded by the exons ATGGGCTCTATCGCTGCTGACGCCGACAAACCGCACGCCGTGTGCGTGCCGTTCCCGGCGCAGGGCCACATCACGCCGATGCTGAAGCTGGCCAAGATCCTCCACCACCGGGGCTTCCACGTCACCTTCGTCAACACGGAGTACAACCaccgtcgcctcctccgcgcCCGCGGCGACGGCGCGCTAGACGGCCTCCCGGGCTTCAGCTTCACCGCCATCCCGGACGGCCTGCCCCCGTCCGATGCCGACGCCACCCAGGACGTGCCGTCGCTCTGCCGCTCCACCAGGGACCACTGCCTCCCGCATTTCAGGACCCTCCTCGCCGAGCTCAACGCCTCCCCCGACGTGCCGCCGGTCACGTGCGTCGTTGGCGACGACGTCATGAGCTTCACTCTGGACGCCGCCAGGGAGATTGGCGTGCCGTGCGCCCTGTTCTGGACGGCCAGCGCCTGCGGCTATATGGGCTACCGCCATTACCGCACCCTCATGGACAAGGGCATCTTCCCGCTCAAAG ACGCGGAGCAGCTGACTAACGGGTTCTTGGACACGCCGGTGGATTGGGCGCCGGGGCTGAGCAAGCAGATGCGGCTCAAGGACTTCCCGAGCTTCATGCGCTCGATGGACCCTGACGAGTTCATGTTCCACTTCGCGCTTATGGTGACAGAGCGGCTGGGCGAAGCGGACGCCGTCCTCTTCAACACCTTCGACGAGCTCGAGCCGGCGGAGCTCGACGAGATCCGCACCTTGATCCCGGCCGCCGCGTCCATCCACACCATCGGCCCGCTCGCCTTCCTCACTGAGGAGATCGTGCCCCCCGGCGGCCAGCTCGACGCGCTGGGTTCTAACCTGTGGAAGGAGGACCGCTCCGTCTTCGACTGGCTCAACGGCAGGGAGCCCGGGTCCGTGGTGTTTGTGAACTACGGCAGCGTCACGGTGATGACCAATGACGAGCTGCTGGAGTTCGCGTGGGGGCTAGCCAACAGCGGCTACGACTTCCTGTGGATCGTCCGTCCGGACCTCGTGAATGGCGACGCTGCCGTGCTGCCGCCGGAGTTCGTGGATGCTATCAAGGGGCGCGGCCTCCTGGCGAGCTGGTGCCCGCAGGAGGTGGTGCTGCGTCACGAGGCGGTGGGCGTGTTCCTGACGCACTCCGGgtggaactcgactatggagagCCTCTGCGGTGGGTTGCCGATGCTGTGCTGGCCCTTCTTCGCCGAGCAGCAGACCAACTGCCGGTACAAGTGCGTTGAGTGGGGAGTGGCCATGGAAATCGGCCACGACGTGCGGcgggaggcggtggaggagaaGATACGGGAGGCGATGGGCGGGGAGAAGGGAAAGGAGATGCGGCGCCGGGCGATGGAGTGGCGCGACACCGGCCTCCGCGCGACGCGGCCCGACGGGCGCTCGTACGCCAACCTCGAGAAGCTGGTCACCGACGTGCTCCTCTCGAGTGGCAAGACTTGTTGA
- the LOC133887771 gene encoding uncharacterized protein LOC133887771: MPTRAPLAYIESVECPGCTSRSQLSCSSADCRASQVSSARASFSFPILHGRKATPEATWRCDGCSAMALDARALPAVSVSAPDVGVASAWSENGGEASSAAVSVGVPVLWSDERRMKRELVAWAKAVASMAIRASMQC; this comes from the coding sequence ATGCCCACCCGTGCGCCTCTGGCATATATAGAGAGTGTCGAGTGTCCTGGTTGCACCAGCCGAAGCCAACTTAGCTGCAGCAGTGCAGACTGCAGAGCCTCTCAGGTCTCGAGTGCTAGAGCTAGCTTCAGCTTCCCCATCTTGCACGGACGCAAAGCTACTCCTGAAGCGACTTGGCGGTGCGACGGCTGTTCAGCCATGGCCTTGGACGCGAGGGCCCTGCCGGCGGTGTCCGTCTCCGCCCCCGATGTTGGCGTGGCGAGTGCGTGGTCCGAGAACGGCGGGGAGGCTTCGTCCGCGGCGGTGTCCGTGGGCGTGCCGGTGCTGTGGAGCGACGAGAGGAGGATGAAGCGGGAGCTGGTGGCGTGGGCCAAGGCCGTGGCATCCATGGCCATCAGGGCATCGATGCAGTGCTAA